One window of Methanobacterium alkalithermotolerans genomic DNA carries:
- a CDS encoding diphthine--ammonia ligase — protein MKVAVLFSGGKDSTMALKKAQEEGHQVLYLLSMISENPDSYMYHVPNIHITELSAEALDIPLLQAKTRGEKEKELNDLEIALTELKNRGVEGIYSGALSSTYQKSRIDDLCHKLDLKSIAPLWDVDPYLYMQDIINQGYQVIVTGVAAEGLDESWLGRIIDQKALEDIKKLHDKFGIHMAFEGGEAETLVVDGPLFKKKINIIKAENHFKVDSGYYLIKEAVLEDK, from the coding sequence ATGAAAGTCGCTGTTCTATTTTCAGGAGGTAAAGACAGTACCATGGCCCTTAAAAAAGCTCAAGAAGAAGGCCACCAGGTCCTGTATCTTCTCTCCATGATATCTGAAAATCCAGATTCCTACATGTATCATGTTCCCAATATCCATATAACTGAGTTATCTGCTGAGGCATTGGATATTCCTCTTTTACAGGCTAAAACCAGGGGAGAAAAGGAAAAAGAATTAAATGATCTGGAAATTGCTTTAACCGAACTTAAAAATAGAGGGGTAGAAGGAATTTATTCTGGAGCACTCTCCTCCACCTATCAAAAAAGTCGTATTGATGATTTATGCCATAAGCTGGATTTAAAATCAATAGCCCCTTTATGGGACGTGGATCCCTACTTATACATGCAGGATATTATTAATCAGGGCTATCAGGTGATTGTAACTGGAGTGGCTGCTGAAGGCCTGGATGAATCATGGCTTGGTCGAATAATTGACCAGAAAGCATTAGAAGATATAAAAAAACTTCATGATAAATTCGGTATCCACATGGCCTTTGAAGGTGGTGAAGCAGAAACCCTGGTGGTGGATGGCCCCTTATTTAAAAAGAAAATCAATATAATTAAAGCAGAAAACCACTTTAAGGTGGATAGTGGATATTACCTCATAAAAGAGGCAGTATTAGAAGATAAATAA